The sequence GGCGGCGAAAGCGAGGCGGAGCGGGTTCGCGGGGCGCGGGAGGCGTGGGCGTGGGGGCCGGACGTGGTGCATATCCACCGGTTCGGTTACCCCGAGCCCGCCGCGGGGCATGTGCTGCGGGTTCTGCGGGAGAGCGCGGAGGCCCGGGGTGGGAGGGAGGGGCAGGGAGGGCGGCTGCCGGTGGTGGAGACGAATCACTTTGCGCGCGCGGACGCGACGGCGGATCGACTGCTGATCGATGCGCACATCCAGATTTCACGCTGGTGCATGTGGCAGTGGCGGAGGTGGTCGAGGGGACTGCGCCCCGAGGCGGTCGGGGTGCTCGTTCCGCACATGGTCAAGGCGGATGTGTTCCGGCGCGCCGCGGAGGATCGCATCAGGGCGTTCCGGGCCGAGTTCGGGGTGCCGGAGGACGCAGTGCTGTTCGGGCGGGTCGGCCAGACGACACCGAGCATCTGGCCGCCGACGCTGATCGACGTCTTCGAGGAAGTGGCCCGCGGCGACGGGCGGGCGTGGCTGATGGTCGTCGGCTCGCCGGACTCGCTGATCCCGCGGATCGAGCGACTGCCGGAGGACGTGCGGCGGCGGGTGGTGCGCGTGCCGTTCATCGTCGGCGACGAGCGGCTCGTGGAGTGCTACAGCGCGATGGATGTGTTCCTGCACGTCACGCTGATCGGTGACTCCTTCGGGCTTGTGCTGTGCGAGGCGATGCTCTGCGGGACTCCCGTGATCACGCTGTCCACCCCTTGCAGGGGCAACTCGCAGGTGGAGGTCGTCGGCCACCGGCGGGGCGGGCTGGTGTGCGCCGATATCGGGTCGATCCCCGGGGCCATGCGGACCCTGATGGACGACGCTGGGCTGCGGCGGCGCTATGGGCTGCAGGGTGGCGAGTTCGTGCGGCGGGAGTTCGATCCCGAGCGGATCACGGGGATGCTGCTGCGGGTGCTCGCAGCCGTGCGCCGGCATGAGTCTCGTGAGGAACTGCGGATCGCCCTGGC comes from Phycisphaeraceae bacterium and encodes:
- a CDS encoding glycosyltransferase family 4 protein gives rise to the protein MRILTIIHGLGPGGMERVAQNCALAYAKGGHDSAVFSHSHDGHRRAILERAGVPVFVGGESEAERVRGAREAWAWGPDVVHIHRFGYPEPAAGHVLRVLRESAEARGGREGQGGRLPVVETNHFARADATADRLLIDAHIQISRWCMWQWRRWSRGLRPEAVGVLVPHMVKADVFRRAAEDRIRAFRAEFGVPEDAVLFGRVGQTTPSIWPPTLIDVFEEVARGDGRAWLMVVGSPDSLIPRIERLPEDVRRRVVRVPFIVGDERLVECYSAMDVFLHVTLIGDSFGLVLCEAMLCGTPVITLSTPCRGNSQVEVVGHRRGGLVCADIGSIPGAMRTLMDDAGLRRRYGLQGGEFVRREFDPERITGMLLRVLAAVRRHESREELRIALAEDPAMVRGVGWKEIRGLRDDALGRTPLSQRLLMHIVGQPWIYRLIRLVRRPPKEGYSDPGLAPRGAGAGAH